The following proteins come from a genomic window of Acinetobacter baumannii:
- a CDS encoding threonine ammonia-lyase — protein MIQQQVKNEFPTLEDIHAAAERLDGLVVKTPFVFSETISKTLGAEMWLKFENLQFTASFKERGALNKLLSLSEQEKQHGVIAASAGNHAQGVAYHAQRTGVTATIVMPKSTPNVKVQRVREYGARVILHGQDFSEAAAEMHRVAQEESLTIIHPFDDAEIIAGQGTIALEMLEAVPDLDILVVPIGGGGLISGIAIAAKSINPKIKIIGVQSVVYPSMAKLLCNYQLAVSMGSTVAEGIAVKTPGELTTQIAKHFVDDIVVVTEDMIEEAIALLLNIEKTVCEGAGATGIAAIMSRPDLFLGHKVGVVLSGGNIDTRVMVSVLQRHLTRTGRMVRIRVELPDNPGALARLTAIIAEQGGNIYELRHERFAATSRAKESAVSVDIELKSAPDLEPLIQAMQLEGYIVRKEEI, from the coding sequence ATGATTCAGCAACAGGTAAAAAATGAGTTTCCAACATTAGAAGATATACATGCCGCTGCAGAGCGTTTAGATGGTTTAGTTGTTAAAACACCTTTTGTTTTTTCAGAAACCATTTCTAAAACCTTAGGGGCTGAAATGTGGCTGAAATTTGAGAATCTACAGTTTACGGCTTCGTTTAAAGAAAGGGGCGCATTAAATAAACTTTTGAGCTTATCTGAACAAGAAAAACAACATGGTGTAATTGCAGCTTCAGCTGGTAATCATGCGCAAGGGGTCGCTTATCATGCACAGCGCACAGGAGTCACGGCAACTATTGTTATGCCAAAATCGACGCCCAATGTGAAGGTGCAACGAGTACGTGAATACGGTGCGCGTGTTATTCTGCATGGACAAGACTTTTCGGAAGCTGCTGCTGAAATGCACCGTGTGGCACAAGAAGAATCTTTAACCATTATTCATCCATTTGATGATGCTGAAATTATTGCGGGTCAAGGTACTATCGCGCTCGAAATGCTGGAAGCTGTTCCTGATTTAGATATCTTGGTCGTACCTATTGGAGGTGGTGGTCTCATTTCTGGTATTGCGATTGCTGCAAAATCAATAAATCCTAAAATCAAGATTATTGGAGTTCAGTCGGTTGTTTATCCAAGTATGGCGAAACTGCTTTGTAACTATCAACTCGCGGTTTCAATGGGTTCAACGGTAGCTGAAGGTATTGCGGTTAAAACTCCGGGTGAGCTGACCACACAAATTGCTAAGCATTTTGTAGATGATATTGTGGTAGTCACTGAAGATATGATTGAAGAAGCGATTGCGCTATTACTCAACATTGAAAAAACAGTGTGTGAAGGAGCTGGCGCAACTGGAATTGCTGCAATTATGTCTCGTCCCGATCTATTTTTAGGTCATAAAGTTGGTGTGGTGTTATCTGGTGGCAATATTGATACACGCGTAATGGTTTCAGTATTACAGCGTCACTTAACTCGTACTGGCCGTATGGTTCGTATTCGCGTTGAATTACCAGATAATCCGGGTGCCTTAGCGCGTCTAACAGCAATTATTGCGGAGCAGGGGGGTAATATTTACGAACTTCGACATGAACGCTTTGCAGCAACAAGCCGTGCTAAAGAAAGTGCGGTGAGTGTCGATATTGAACTAAAAAGCGCTCCAGATCTGGAACCATTAATTCAGGCTATGCAACTTGAAGGCTATATTGTTCGTAAAGAAGAGATTTAA
- a CDS encoding DUF4850 domain-containing protein, with product MKKLNFLLWAILISLNSTAYAEVKSFTPHFPKFYSSATTRKADNQFYALGEAKFLNGVAVPFYGVTAQNPIEDGLLKSFEKCTPKSCSFNFKLDAQHAKQLKLLALPEVGLVLVPRNWQDVQANAGANGTGFALIMSPDQKQAIKLYDSSFCVGCGLPNATLYFPELLKESLENEYGGFKDPKNLINIVHPSKKVAFFSYQIPQVNNKTHGIAKYDDEDTFNYKEIQVTLDKSQQFLVGPILNFYNATH from the coding sequence ATGAAAAAACTAAATTTTTTATTATGGGCAATATTAATCAGCCTAAATTCAACCGCTTATGCAGAAGTAAAAAGCTTTACTCCTCATTTCCCCAAATTTTATAGCTCTGCTACAACCCGCAAAGCAGACAATCAATTCTATGCTCTTGGAGAGGCAAAATTTTTAAACGGCGTTGCAGTCCCTTTTTATGGCGTTACGGCACAAAACCCAATAGAAGATGGTTTACTTAAAAGTTTTGAAAAATGCACGCCTAAAAGCTGTAGTTTTAATTTTAAACTTGATGCTCAACATGCCAAGCAATTAAAGCTTCTTGCATTACCTGAAGTAGGTTTAGTACTTGTTCCACGTAACTGGCAAGATGTTCAAGCAAATGCAGGGGCAAATGGAACTGGTTTTGCTCTAATCATGAGTCCAGATCAGAAGCAAGCGATAAAGCTTTATGACTCTTCATTTTGCGTTGGATGTGGATTACCCAATGCAACGCTTTATTTTCCTGAACTATTAAAAGAAAGTCTTGAAAATGAATATGGTGGTTTTAAAGACCCTAAAAACCTTATCAATATTGTTCATCCCTCTAAAAAAGTCGCTTTTTTTAGCTACCAAATTCCTCAAGTGAACAATAAAACCCATGGTATTGCCAAGTATGATGATGAAGACACTTTTAACTATAAAGAGATTCAAGTCACCTTAGATAAGTCGCAGCAGTTTCTAGTTGGCCCTATCCTTAATTTTTATAATGCAACCCATTAA
- a CDS encoding DUF1176 domain-containing protein — protein sequence MKNILSICCLAVISSYSFAQDIKGISFSHQEWEISCSNTGTCKAAGYQNEENGDNPASILLTRKAGPKQPVQIEFALSDYEQSIPANQLKNIHFYINGKDLGMVGVDGTELPIMGKLNSSQVNALLQQSKQKTEIVFKNAQHKWKISDAGMTAVLLKMDDFQKRIGTIGALVKKGSANETKVLMPEPKLLVKRIKTSNKPYLTLQPKNKQYQAIHRSLIAAKPNPKEDGFCEGIYSGNSDGAEPQKIELYKLTNKKVLATTLCWRGAYNEGYGAWVLDESLNGKAAFVTESASDFDSGIISSAQKGRGIGDCWASEEWVWDGKSFVHTKDMWTGMCKGLAAGGVWELDRIESVIK from the coding sequence ATGAAAAATATACTTTCAATTTGTTGTTTGGCAGTAATAAGTTCTTATAGTTTTGCTCAAGATATAAAAGGTATTTCATTTTCTCACCAAGAGTGGGAAATCTCTTGCAGTAATACGGGCACCTGTAAGGCTGCAGGGTATCAAAACGAAGAAAATGGTGATAATCCAGCTTCAATTTTATTAACACGTAAAGCAGGCCCAAAACAACCTGTGCAGATTGAGTTTGCTTTGTCTGACTATGAACAAAGCATACCTGCAAACCAGCTTAAAAATATCCATTTTTATATAAATGGCAAAGATTTAGGTATGGTGGGTGTAGATGGTACTGAGCTGCCAATTATGGGTAAGCTAAACAGCTCGCAAGTCAATGCTCTACTACAGCAGTCCAAACAGAAGACTGAAATAGTATTTAAAAATGCGCAGCATAAATGGAAAATTTCCGATGCTGGGATGACTGCCGTATTATTAAAGATGGATGATTTTCAGAAGCGTATAGGGACTATTGGTGCTTTGGTTAAAAAGGGCAGCGCCAATGAAACTAAAGTACTTATGCCGGAGCCAAAACTACTTGTTAAACGTATTAAGACTTCAAACAAACCTTATTTAACTTTACAGCCTAAAAATAAACAGTACCAAGCAATACACCGTAGTTTGATAGCTGCTAAACCGAATCCGAAAGAAGATGGCTTTTGTGAAGGTATTTATAGTGGTAACAGTGATGGGGCTGAACCACAGAAAATTGAGCTATATAAACTAACCAATAAGAAAGTTCTGGCGACTACATTGTGTTGGAGAGGGGCTTATAACGAAGGGTATGGGGCATGGGTACTCGATGAGTCTTTAAACGGTAAGGCCGCGTTTGTAACTGAGTCCGCCTCAGATTTTGATAGCGGTATTATTAGTAGTGCCCAAAAGGGACGAGGCATTGGAGATTGCTGGGCAAGTGAAGAATGGGTATGGGACGGCAAGAGTTTTGTGCATACTAAGGATATGTGGACGGGTATGTGTAAAGGCTTGGCAGCAGGTGGAGTGTGGGAGCTTGATCGCATTGAATCAGTCATAAAGTAA
- the sbmA gene encoding peptide antibiotic transporter SbmA, whose product MFKSFFPSPRYFFISAVIWLALNMVLWYTGGDHWGQYLGFPQGYADAELPIGVSRFWSPAFLWFYLWFLVSTALFASFWKIISNNPWQRWSIWGSAFILFNIWFSVQVSVAINAWYVPFWDLIQQMLSSGGGDLSALYSETLVFLYIAMVAVTLAVINAFFTSHYVFRWRTAMNEYYTEHWEKLRHIEGASQRVQEDTMRFATILEDLGVELVKAVITLIAFLPILFQLSKHVPVLPIVGELEHSLVWAAIVWSIFGTVLLMVVGIKLPGLQFNNQKVEAAYRKELVYGEDHADRAKPATLRELFSNVRKNYFRLYFHYAYFNMTAIWYGQLDILYNLVVLFPSIAAGKLTLGLIQQIANVFGRVRESFQYLITSWKTIIELLSIYKRLKAFESILHK is encoded by the coding sequence ATGTTCAAATCATTTTTTCCATCACCACGATATTTCTTTATATCTGCGGTTATTTGGCTCGCGCTAAATATGGTGCTCTGGTATACAGGGGGAGATCACTGGGGACAGTATCTTGGCTTTCCTCAGGGGTATGCAGATGCTGAGTTGCCTATTGGGGTAAGTCGCTTCTGGTCGCCTGCTTTTTTATGGTTTTACCTCTGGTTTTTAGTCTCCACAGCACTGTTTGCTAGCTTTTGGAAAATTATATCGAATAACCCATGGCAGCGTTGGTCTATCTGGGGCTCGGCTTTTATTTTATTTAATATCTGGTTTAGTGTTCAGGTCAGTGTTGCCATTAATGCATGGTATGTACCATTTTGGGATTTAATCCAACAAATGCTTTCAAGTGGAGGGGGAGATCTCTCTGCACTTTATAGTGAAACTCTAGTCTTTCTTTACATTGCAATGGTTGCTGTGACTTTAGCTGTGATTAATGCTTTTTTTACAAGTCACTATGTATTTCGTTGGCGTACGGCAATGAATGAATATTACACGGAGCATTGGGAAAAGCTTCGCCATATTGAGGGTGCTTCACAGCGTGTACAAGAAGATACCATGCGCTTTGCAACAATTTTGGAAGACTTAGGGGTTGAGCTGGTCAAAGCTGTTATTACATTAATTGCTTTCTTACCAATTTTATTTCAGCTTTCTAAACATGTTCCAGTTTTACCAATTGTCGGCGAGCTAGAACACTCCTTGGTATGGGCCGCAATTGTATGGTCAATTTTTGGTACTGTCCTACTCATGGTGGTTGGTATTAAATTACCCGGTCTACAATTTAATAACCAAAAAGTAGAAGCAGCTTACCGTAAAGAATTGGTTTATGGTGAGGATCATGCAGATCGTGCAAAACCTGCTACTTTACGTGAGTTATTTAGTAATGTACGTAAGAACTATTTCAGACTTTACTTCCACTATGCCTATTTTAATATGACAGCGATTTGGTATGGACAGCTTGATATTCTCTATAATTTGGTTGTTCTTTTCCCATCGATTGCTGCTGGTAAACTCACATTAGGTTTAATTCAACAAATTGCGAATGTATTTGGACGCGTACGTGAATCATTTCAATATTTAATTACTTCTTGGAAGACGATTATTGAACTACTTTCAATTTATAAGCGTTTAAAAGCTTTCGAATCGATATTACATAAGTAA
- the gatB gene encoding Asp-tRNA(Asn)/Glu-tRNA(Gln) amidotransferase subunit GatB, producing the protein MAEAQKLKLIDGWEVVIGIEIHTQLATNSKIFSGSSTEFGQDPNTQASLVDLAMPGVLPVLNEKVVELAIRFGLGIDAYIDQASVFARKNYFYPDSPKGYQISQMDNPIVGLGHIDIQLEDGTTKRIGVTRAHLEEDAGKSVHDQFEGMSGIDLNRAGTPLLEIVSEPDMRSVEEAVAYIKAIHTLVRWLGISDGNMAEGSFRADCNVSLRRPGQPFGTRCELKNLNSFRFIEQAINVEIERQMEILEWGGEIDQETRLFDPNKMETRSMRSKEEANDYRYFPDPDLLPVIIPDEQIEAIKATMPELPAARRARFIADFGVTEYDAHVLTLSREMADFYEAVVAAAGGAKQGKIAANWVMGEFSGALNKAGLELTDSPVSAEQLGGMIARIVDNTISGKIAKQVFGFMWESEGKSADDIIAEKGLKQETDTGAIEAIIKEVLAANEKMVEEYKSGKEKAFNGLVGQVMKASKGKANPAQVNELMKKLIG; encoded by the coding sequence ATGGCTGAAGCTCAAAAGTTGAAATTGATTGACGGTTGGGAAGTCGTTATTGGTATTGAGATTCATACTCAGCTTGCAACCAATTCTAAAATTTTCTCAGGTTCATCAACTGAATTTGGTCAAGACCCAAATACACAAGCGAGCCTTGTAGACTTGGCGATGCCGGGTGTATTGCCGGTTTTAAATGAAAAAGTGGTTGAACTCGCAATTCGCTTTGGTTTAGGGATTGATGCTTACATCGACCAAGCTTCAGTCTTTGCACGTAAAAACTACTTCTATCCTGACTCTCCAAAAGGCTATCAAATTAGCCAAATGGACAATCCGATTGTGGGCTTGGGCCATATCGACATTCAGCTTGAAGATGGAACGACTAAACGCATTGGCGTAACTCGTGCTCACCTTGAAGAAGATGCGGGTAAGTCTGTGCACGACCAATTTGAAGGTATGTCTGGCATTGACTTAAACCGTGCTGGTACGCCTTTGCTTGAAATCGTTTCTGAACCAGACATGCGTTCGGTTGAAGAAGCAGTTGCCTACATCAAAGCAATTCACACACTAGTACGTTGGTTAGGTATTTCTGACGGTAACATGGCTGAAGGTTCATTCCGTGCGGACTGTAACGTGTCTTTACGTCGTCCGGGACAACCATTTGGCACACGCTGTGAGCTTAAAAACCTCAACTCATTCCGTTTCATTGAGCAAGCGATCAATGTTGAAATTGAACGCCAAATGGAAATTTTGGAATGGGGCGGCGAAATTGATCAAGAAACTCGTTTGTTCGATCCAAATAAAATGGAAACGCGTTCTATGCGTTCTAAAGAAGAAGCGAATGACTACCGCTACTTCCCTGATCCAGACTTGTTACCAGTAATTATTCCAGATGAGCAAATTGAGGCCATCAAAGCAACTATGCCTGAGTTGCCAGCAGCACGCCGTGCACGCTTTATTGCAGACTTTGGTGTAACTGAATACGACGCACACGTACTTACGCTCTCACGCGAAATGGCGGACTTCTATGAAGCTGTTGTCGCTGCGGCTGGTGGTGCGAAGCAAGGTAAAATTGCTGCAAACTGGGTAATGGGTGAATTCTCTGGTGCTTTAAACAAAGCGGGCTTAGAGTTAACAGACTCACCTGTTTCTGCTGAACAGCTTGGCGGCATGATTGCACGTATTGTTGACAACACCATTAGCGGTAAAATTGCTAAACAAGTCTTTGGCTTTATGTGGGAATCGGAAGGTAAATCTGCCGATGACATTATTGCGGAAAAAGGCTTAAAGCAAGAAACTGACACAGGTGCAATTGAAGCAATCATTAAAGAAGTACTTGCAGCCAATGAAAAAATGGTTGAAGAATACAAGTCTGGTAAAGAAAAAGCCTTTAACGGTCTTGTTGGTCAAGTCATGAAAGCATCTAAGGGTAAAGCCAACCCTGCTCAAGTCAATGAATTAATGAAAAAGTTGATTGGTTAA
- a CDS encoding patatin-like phospholipase family protein, whose amino-acid sequence MKQLKLWVLGLSMVLAGCQTTSHLSALKPQTAEAYSRFVDQPFAQLKKQHKKPVVALVLGSGGARGYAHIGVIEVLEQHGIRPDFIVGTSAGSIVGAIYASGKTPDELRDTALKMKAADVRDISIGLKGFFDGKKVEDYVNQQVNNLPLEKMKIPMYVVATELRHGTKTVFNYGNTGQAVRASASIPSMFVPTKIGKSEYVDGGLVSPVPVEVARDLGADVIIAVDILAQPIYTETSNVWGLFNQNINIMQGRLAAEELQYADVVIQPDLREKAHIFDVKGREATMKAGIDAANAKLSDIQFAIDEKIAEQNLSTDGLSAQTQ is encoded by the coding sequence ATGAAACAGCTTAAATTGTGGGTTCTCGGACTTTCTATGGTGTTGGCCGGGTGCCAAACCACCTCACACTTATCTGCCTTAAAACCGCAAACGGCAGAGGCATACTCACGTTTCGTCGATCAGCCTTTTGCGCAGCTTAAGAAGCAGCATAAGAAACCAGTAGTCGCATTAGTACTAGGTAGTGGTGGTGCACGAGGATATGCACATATTGGTGTTATTGAAGTTTTAGAACAGCATGGTATTCGTCCTGATTTCATTGTTGGAACCAGTGCAGGAAGTATTGTTGGGGCAATTTATGCGAGTGGAAAAACGCCTGATGAACTTCGCGATACTGCATTGAAAATGAAAGCTGCAGATGTTCGTGACATCAGTATTGGTTTAAAAGGTTTTTTTGATGGCAAAAAAGTTGAAGACTACGTAAATCAGCAAGTAAATAACTTGCCGCTCGAAAAAATGAAAATTCCGATGTATGTAGTGGCAACAGAGCTAAGGCATGGCACCAAAACCGTATTTAATTATGGCAATACGGGACAGGCCGTGAGAGCATCAGCCTCAATACCAAGCATGTTTGTACCGACTAAAATTGGTAAATCTGAATATGTAGATGGCGGTTTAGTCAGTCCGGTACCTGTTGAAGTAGCCCGTGATTTAGGAGCCGATGTCATTATTGCTGTCGATATTCTGGCTCAACCCATTTATACGGAAACCTCAAATGTATGGGGACTCTTTAACCAGAATATTAATATTATGCAAGGACGTTTGGCTGCCGAAGAACTTCAATATGCAGATGTAGTAATTCAACCGGATTTAAGAGAAAAAGCACATATTTTTGATGTAAAAGGCCGTGAAGCAACCATGAAGGCAGGCATAGATGCAGCAAATGCAAAACTGTCTGATATTCAGTTTGCGATTGATGAAAAAATAGCTGAACAGAATCTATCTACTGACGGTTTAAGTGCGCAAACGCAATAA
- a CDS encoding DJ-1/PfpI family protein, with product MSKKILMLVGDYAEDYETMVPFQFLTGLGYTVHSVCPNKKNGDHIATAIHDFEGEQTYSEKRGHNFAINYDFDAVNTEDYIGLVIPGGRAPEYLRMNERVIEIVREFDRVKKPIAAVCHGAQLLAAADILKDRLCSAYPACAAEVKLAGGQYADIAVTDAVTDGHLVTAPAWPAHPAWLAQFVKVLGAKISI from the coding sequence ATGTCTAAAAAGATTTTAATGTTGGTCGGTGACTATGCAGAAGACTATGAAACCATGGTTCCTTTCCAGTTTTTAACTGGTTTAGGTTATACCGTACATTCTGTTTGCCCGAATAAAAAGAACGGTGACCATATTGCAACAGCTATTCATGATTTTGAAGGTGAGCAAACTTATAGCGAAAAACGTGGTCACAACTTCGCGATTAATTATGATTTCGATGCCGTTAATACCGAAGACTATATAGGTTTAGTCATCCCGGGTGGCCGTGCGCCAGAGTATTTACGCATGAATGAACGTGTTATCGAAATTGTACGTGAATTCGATAGAGTGAAAAAACCAATTGCAGCCGTATGCCACGGTGCTCAGTTACTCGCTGCGGCAGACATTTTAAAAGACCGCCTCTGCTCGGCTTATCCAGCATGTGCAGCCGAAGTAAAATTAGCAGGTGGGCAATATGCAGACATTGCTGTAACTGATGCCGTTACCGATGGGCATTTGGTGACTGCTCCAGCTTGGCCTGCACATCCAGCTTGGTTAGCACAATTTGTGAAAGTTTTAGGCGCTAAGATTAGTATCTAA